The stretch of DNA AGAGGCATCATTGAATAAAAAAGATCTCATTATTGCGCTACAGAAAAAATCCAACATCCCCAGATGGAAAGCATCTGAAGTCGTGAGAGTCTTTTTTGACGAGATAACCCGTACCCTGGCAAACGGTGATCGGGTAGAGATAAGGGGCCTTTGCTCCTTCTACATGAAAGAATATCAGGGCTATATTGGCAGAAACCCCAAAACCAGTGAAAAAGTACAGATTGCAGGTAAAAAGCTTCCCTTTTTTAAATGCGGGAAGGAGCTTAAAGAGCGGGTAGACTATAAGAAGAATAAATGATTTTTTTACATATGAGGCTGCTATGGAACCTTCAAAAGGCCTATATGAGGGGG from Desulfobulbaceae bacterium encodes:
- a CDS encoding integration host factor subunit beta, coding for MNKKDLIIALQKKSNIPRWKASEVVRVFFDEITRTLANGDRVEIRGLCSFYMKEYQGYIGRNPKTSEKVQIAGKKLPFFKCGKELKERVDYKKNK